A genomic window from Pseudocitrobacter corydidari includes:
- a CDS encoding DUF2218 domain-containing protein, translated as MVQTKRSDRPSEGADAHQAETADTQKSGKGSRRGRIFDYGELRLLLLAMLAERSSHGYELINEIKERFGGMYKPSPGVIYPTLTWLYDRSYAVIELEKGGRKRYSITDEGRAFLAANQAVSDMLMARVAPKGNSKSPKQLVGAMDHLKRALSLRIKLGPVADSVIDQMAEVIHSAADQLETLLTAPPQAKGAMTSIAEIATPNAQRYLRRLCTHFHHRTPVVSDETSGQFKMSMGEVRMEVVGDALFKVTLTALSAEKIPEMEEIIVRHLQETAVREVLEIHWQRAER; from the coding sequence CGGACGCACATCAGGCCGAGACGGCCGATACGCAAAAAAGCGGTAAAGGTAGCCGCCGTGGCCGTATCTTCGACTATGGCGAACTGCGACTGCTGTTGCTGGCAATGCTGGCGGAACGTTCCAGTCACGGGTATGAACTGATTAACGAAATTAAAGAACGCTTTGGCGGCATGTATAAGCCAAGCCCCGGCGTGATTTACCCCACCTTAACCTGGCTGTATGACCGCAGTTACGCGGTTATCGAGCTGGAAAAGGGCGGGCGCAAGCGCTACAGCATTACCGATGAAGGTCGCGCGTTTCTGGCGGCGAATCAGGCGGTGAGCGACATGCTGATGGCGCGGGTTGCGCCGAAGGGCAACAGCAAATCGCCGAAACAGCTGGTGGGCGCGATGGATCACCTCAAACGCGCGTTGAGCCTGCGTATCAAACTTGGCCCGGTGGCGGATAGCGTTATCGATCAGATGGCCGAGGTTATTCATAGCGCGGCCGATCAACTGGAAACGCTGCTCACGGCACCACCGCAGGCGAAAGGCGCGATGACCAGCATCGCGGAAATTGCCACGCCGAACGCGCAACGTTACCTGCGCCGACTCTGCACGCACTTTCACCATCGCACGCCGGTTGTCTCTGATGAAACGAGCGGCCAGTTCAAAATGAGCATGGGTGAAGTGAGAATGGAAGTGGTGGGCGATGCCCTCTTTAAAGTGACGTTAACGGCGCTCTCAGCAGAGAAAATCCCGGAAATGGAAGAGATTATCGTGCGGCATTTGCAGGAAACGGCGGTGCGGGAAGTGCTGGAGATCCACTGGCAGCGCGCTGAGCGTTGA
- a CDS encoding amidohydrolase family protein, with translation MSKIIDANMHWLPGDLFSDKNLLNAFLDCVPKQYGVHTRVEKIEGKDLSQLIIEQPKGYVNLNYAEGQYTLESQLADMEKAGVDHAIFRLPVWQEWLDLETCKKVNDRMAEYVKRSGGKMSALAVVPPWGTDACLREVDRCLNELGFRGAQIVAHYGQIYLDDPAFRPYLKYLNSLNVPVVVHHTPLPVDYHSVLPYTNQRRQFGRCIDQATAVGRELFSGMFDELPNLKFIHSMLGGAFYAFADMLVPQQHNFNDAVDRFQASTGNLRAHFSNNIFFDTSGAPQWGKAQLEAAVKVVGGKNILYGSSYPIRKDWFFQGIETIESLDISAEDKANILGGNAARMFGIE, from the coding sequence ATGAGTAAGATTATTGATGCAAACATGCACTGGCTGCCAGGCGACCTGTTCTCTGATAAAAACCTGCTGAATGCCTTTCTGGACTGCGTGCCAAAACAGTACGGCGTGCATACCCGCGTGGAAAAAATTGAGGGCAAAGACTTAAGCCAGCTGATCATCGAGCAGCCTAAGGGCTATGTAAACCTGAACTACGCTGAAGGCCAGTACACGCTGGAAAGTCAGCTGGCAGACATGGAAAAAGCGGGCGTCGACCACGCCATTTTCCGCCTGCCGGTGTGGCAGGAGTGGCTGGATCTGGAGACCTGTAAAAAAGTGAATGACCGCATGGCGGAGTACGTAAAACGCAGCGGCGGTAAGATGTCGGCGCTGGCGGTGGTTCCGCCGTGGGGAACGGACGCGTGCCTGCGTGAAGTGGATCGCTGCCTGAATGAGCTCGGTTTTCGTGGGGCGCAGATTGTCGCCCACTACGGGCAAATCTATCTCGACGATCCGGCGTTCCGCCCGTATCTGAAGTACCTTAACAGCCTGAACGTGCCGGTGGTGGTTCACCATACGCCGCTGCCGGTCGATTATCACTCCGTCCTGCCGTATACCAACCAGCGTCGCCAGTTTGGCCGCTGCATCGATCAGGCCACCGCCGTGGGCCGCGAGCTGTTCAGCGGTATGTTTGATGAGCTGCCAAACCTTAAGTTTATCCACTCTATGCTGGGCGGCGCGTTCTACGCCTTCGCCGATATGCTGGTGCCGCAGCAGCACAACTTTAACGACGCGGTGGATCGCTTCCAGGCGTCAACAGGCAACCTGCGCGCGCACTTCAGCAACAATATTTTCTTCGATACATCAGGCGCACCGCAGTGGGGTAAAGCGCAGCTGGAAGCGGCGGTGAAGGTGGTTGGCGGTAAAAACATTCTTTACGGCAGCTCCTACCCGATTCGTAAAGACTGGTTCTTCCAGGGGATTGAGACTATCGAGAGTCTGGATATTTCTGCCGAAGATAAAGCCAACATTCTGGGCGGCAACGCGGCCCGTATGTTTGGCATCGAGTAA
- a CDS encoding FAD-dependent monooxygenase yields MLDIVIIGAGPAGLATALRLHQKGFRPHLYESVAEIKPLGVGVDIKPYAVKEITELGLYDAFKAISVEAKESVFYTGYGQEIFGELCGKHMGYEYDQRFVHRGHLQMMLYKAVQERLGNDAITLGSRCTGVEQDENGVTVHFDNTLNPAAPTQVRADVVIGVDGIRSVVRSQLLPESVRTHFSGLTLYRGVTVMKPIKAGGTILHIGDPIRQGTIIVYPIQDNVDSQGNQLVNWVVEQAEKPQTEEDWNQETGVRDIEHVFDDCKLPFLDVSEMIRNARECYLFPLIDHDPLKQWSFGRITLLGDAAHAMYPRGGNSVCQAFVDACVIAEKLAEIDDPVEALKAYELERREKVNWLVLASRGEGPEVVRRIVEERSGGKPFEDIEDIFPHEEALSIFSEYHAKAGMKIPGQKENADARQYQSVFTATQNQ; encoded by the coding sequence ATGTTGGATATCGTCATTATTGGCGCAGGCCCTGCGGGGCTCGCAACCGCCCTGCGCCTTCATCAGAAAGGATTTCGCCCGCATCTGTATGAATCCGTCGCTGAGATTAAACCGCTGGGCGTGGGCGTTGACATCAAGCCCTACGCGGTGAAAGAGATAACCGAGCTGGGTCTGTACGACGCGTTCAAAGCCATCTCCGTCGAGGCGAAAGAGTCGGTGTTTTATACCGGCTACGGCCAGGAAATTTTCGGCGAGCTGTGCGGCAAGCATATGGGCTATGAGTACGACCAGCGCTTTGTCCATCGCGGTCATCTGCAAATGATGCTCTACAAAGCGGTGCAGGAGCGGCTCGGCAACGACGCCATTACGCTCGGTAGCCGCTGTACGGGAGTCGAGCAGGATGAAAACGGTGTGACCGTGCATTTTGATAATACGCTGAACCCCGCCGCGCCAACGCAGGTCCGCGCCGATGTAGTGATTGGCGTCGATGGTATCCGTTCGGTGGTACGCAGCCAGCTGCTGCCGGAATCCGTGCGCACGCACTTCTCTGGCCTGACGCTCTATCGCGGCGTGACGGTCATGAAGCCGATTAAAGCTGGGGGCACCATTTTGCACATCGGCGACCCCATTCGTCAGGGCACCATTATCGTCTATCCGATTCAGGACAACGTCGATAGTCAGGGCAATCAACTGGTGAACTGGGTGGTTGAGCAGGCCGAAAAACCGCAGACCGAAGAGGACTGGAACCAGGAAACCGGCGTACGCGACATCGAGCACGTGTTTGATGACTGCAAGCTGCCGTTCCTCGACGTCAGCGAAATGATCCGCAACGCCCGCGAATGTTACCTCTTCCCGCTGATCGACCACGACCCGCTGAAACAGTGGTCATTTGGGCGCATCACACTGCTCGGCGATGCGGCGCACGCCATGTATCCACGCGGCGGCAACAGCGTCTGCCAGGCCTTTGTCGACGCGTGCGTTATCGCCGAGAAACTGGCGGAAATAGACGATCCGGTTGAGGCGTTAAAAGCCTACGAACTGGAGCGCCGTGAAAAAGTGAACTGGCTGGTGCTGGCCTCACGCGGCGAAGGCCCGGAAGTGGTGCGTCGCATTGTGGAAGAGCGCAGCGGCGGCAAACCGTTTGAAGACATTGAAGATATTTTCCCACATGAAGAGGCGCTGTCCATCTTCAGCGAGTACCACGCCAAAGCGGGCATGAAAATTCCGGGGCAGAAAGAGAATGCCGATGCCCGCCAGTATCAGTCCGTTTTTACCGCAACACAAAACCAATAA
- a CDS encoding MFS transporter, with protein MTTAIQSPVVRILVTYALGVMAAMTVSEAVTELGAIAREFHIVDHSKPGLIMSLPSLMVALGALLAGYIVDQVGDRIVLLIGAVIIIAGDMFVISASTFNWLLIGRMLTGVGYVLAAVSAVTLLIRITTGKQRTMAMALWSTFVPVSFLLPFLSAGLAEHFGSWRAAFIAHSALTLALLVIAAFSLPARTALEKAQFSRTRGLSAVLKSPLPWLLGISFGADAFLQTGMSATLTPYLSRVYSVPPVDVAHMNVFAMLLNAVGCLSVGALLNRGVKAWVIAAFGVVMTGIAGIAIFTLHPSFMFSIAASWLFMFASGLLVGMWALAPLVAPSRESIGATSGLITQLTLVGVFLGPPLFISGQLHGNSHTMPTLIIAGLVVCLAGIPIWIRDVNRQALPGVNAADSGAAKSHS; from the coding sequence ATGACCACGGCAATACAGAGTCCTGTTGTAAGAATTTTGGTGACTTACGCCCTCGGGGTGATGGCCGCCATGACGGTGAGTGAAGCGGTTACAGAGCTGGGCGCGATTGCCCGCGAATTTCATATTGTCGATCACAGTAAACCGGGGCTAATTATGTCGCTGCCCTCGCTGATGGTCGCGCTCGGCGCGCTGCTGGCAGGCTACATCGTTGACCAGGTGGGCGATCGCATTGTGCTGCTGATTGGCGCGGTAATTATTATCGCTGGCGATATGTTTGTCATCAGCGCCAGTACCTTCAACTGGCTGCTGATAGGCCGCATGTTGACGGGCGTCGGCTACGTGCTGGCCGCGGTGTCGGCGGTAACGTTGCTTATCCGTATTACTACGGGTAAGCAGCGCACCATGGCGATGGCGTTATGGTCGACCTTCGTGCCGGTGAGCTTCCTGCTGCCCTTCCTGTCTGCGGGTCTGGCGGAGCATTTCGGCAGCTGGCGCGCGGCGTTTATCGCCCACTCGGCGCTGACGCTGGCGTTGCTGGTGATTGCCGCCTTCAGCCTGCCTGCCCGCACCGCGCTGGAAAAAGCACAGTTCTCCCGCACTCGCGGATTAAGCGCGGTGCTGAAAAGCCCGCTTCCCTGGCTGTTGGGGATCTCGTTTGGCGCTGATGCCTTCCTGCAAACCGGGATGAGCGCCACCCTGACGCCGTATCTGTCACGCGTCTACAGTGTGCCGCCGGTGGATGTCGCCCATATGAACGTCTTCGCCATGCTGCTCAACGCGGTGGGCTGTTTGTCGGTGGGAGCGCTGCTTAACCGGGGCGTGAAAGCCTGGGTGATTGCCGCCTTCGGCGTGGTGATGACGGGCATCGCGGGCATTGCCATTTTCACCCTGCACCCGAGCTTTATGTTCTCTATCGCCGCCTCCTGGCTGTTTATGTTTGCCAGCGGGCTGTTGGTGGGCATGTGGGCGCTCGCGCCACTGGTTGCGCCCTCCCGCGAGAGCATCGGCGCCACCAGCGGGTTAATTACCCAACTGACGCTGGTCGGCGTGTTCCTTGGGCCGCCGCTGTTTATCTCCGGGCAACTGCACGGTAACAGCCACACCATGCCAACGCTGATTATCGCAGGCCTGGTGGTGTGCCTGGCCGGGATACCTATCTGGATCCGTGATGTGAACCGCCAGGCGTTACCCGGCGTCAACGCTGCAGACAGCGGTGCCGCCAAAAGTCATAGCTAA